In one Desulfurobacteriaceae bacterium genomic region, the following are encoded:
- the flhB gene encoding flagellar biosynthesis protein FlhB: MSNGSAGEKTEKATPYRRRKAREHGQVAKSTDVNTAGIMLFFVLLLYFAGNYFANLLLNSYRYFMENSPYLFPTDVTKEAFYVYLKVSVVVMLLLMIIGIATNVGQFGFLFTLYPLKPDFNKLNPVEGIKRLFSLRTLFEVFKGILKLGVVGIVVFLILKHDFPEFISSVYSEPALILSFLAKECMKLLFYAVLLYIVIAALDFAYQKWDYEKKLMMTKQEVKEEYKQREGRPEVKAAIRRRQRELAMRRMMQEVPKADVVITNPTHYAVALKYEPEKKDAPYVVAKGVDEVAKRIVKVATENDVPIVEKPEVARSLYQLADIGEEIPEELYKAVAEILAFVFKLKEKKVPV, translated from the coding sequence GTGTCCAACGGAAGTGCAGGAGAGAAGACTGAAAAGGCGACGCCATATCGGCGACGAAAGGCGAGGGAACATGGGCAAGTAGCCAAGAGTACTGATGTTAACACCGCTGGAATTATGCTCTTCTTTGTTCTTCTTCTATATTTTGCTGGGAATTATTTTGCCAATCTTCTTTTAAACAGCTACCGCTATTTTATGGAGAACAGTCCTTATCTGTTTCCTACCGATGTTACGAAGGAGGCATTCTATGTATATCTGAAAGTTAGTGTAGTGGTTATGCTTCTCTTGATGATTATCGGAATAGCCACAAATGTTGGACAGTTTGGTTTTCTCTTTACGCTTTATCCCCTAAAGCCGGACTTTAATAAGCTGAATCCCGTAGAGGGAATAAAGAGGCTGTTTTCTCTGCGGACACTTTTTGAGGTCTTTAAAGGGATTTTAAAGTTAGGAGTCGTAGGTATAGTCGTTTTCCTAATACTGAAACATGATTTTCCAGAGTTTATATCCTCTGTGTATTCGGAACCCGCTTTAATCCTTTCTTTTCTGGCTAAGGAATGCATGAAATTGCTCTTTTATGCAGTTTTACTTTATATAGTAATAGCCGCTTTAGATTTTGCATACCAGAAGTGGGATTATGAGAAAAAACTCATGATGACAAAACAAGAAGTAAAGGAAGAGTATAAGCAACGGGAAGGAAGGCCAGAGGTAAAGGCTGCTATCAGAAGAAGACAGAGAGAGCTGGCAATGAGAAGAATGATGCAAGAGGTTCCGAAAGCCGACGTAGTGATTACAAACCCTACCCATTATGCAGTTGCTTTGAAATATGAACCTGAAAAAAAGGATGCTCCTTACGTTGTTGCTAAAGGAGTGGATGAGGTAGCCAAAAGAATTGTTAAGGTAGCAACGGAGAACGATGTTCCTATAGTTGAGAAGCCGGAAGTAGCGCGTTCTCTTTATCAGCTTGCTGATATCGGAGAGGAAATACCGGAGGAACTTTACAAAGCTGTTGCAGAGATTCTGGCCTTTGTTTTCAAGTTGAAAGAGAAAAAAGTTCCTGTTTAG
- a CDS encoding transposase — MSRKVKRAIVFELKYLSIEQQVILGYLTYHAGKLWNQANYFVKNGLAKPDYRDLYNKLKDASLHLRSLQSRSAQIVLDELSRGWKNFFKFLENPEKFKKKGIETVKPPSYVNPETPHRVVTWDKTGFRIEGSRIRLSLSKSLKEHILKKFGFFPEYLWIETGYKDLENLKVFNVQVVPYKSYGCVSFKLVVVYEKEIPGAETKGDKVLAIDYGISNFATCVVEGNPVSYIINGRGLKTLLRKKLKKIFNLQKRLDNLKNKGLPTIQLERKLHKLWKNVKNLLRDYAHKVSSLITKLAVLNNVKTVVIGKVQESKNKKNNLPDLVNQMFKLLPHGKVTEYLTYKLKELGIEVKLIDESYTSVTDSCDRRAGVKKESRGNGRRIKRGLFLSPIKGLINADVNGARNILRKFKKRWFDLVTGLKKVVEVRIYKLSEGISESLRFAGIGVVGGVNPPGGIRVGITYQTPSEAYDFSRR; from the coding sequence ATGTCAAGGAAAGTAAAAAGAGCGATAGTTTTTGAACTAAAGTACTTAAGTATAGAACAGCAGGTAATACTCGGATATCTCACCTACCACGCTGGGAAACTTTGGAATCAAGCTAACTATTTCGTAAAGAACGGATTAGCAAAACCGGACTATAGAGACCTATACAACAAACTCAAGGATGCATCCTTACACCTGCGTTCCCTGCAGTCGCGCTCTGCTCAGATAGTCCTTGACGAACTGTCAAGAGGATGGAAAAACTTTTTCAAGTTTTTAGAAAATCCTGAAAAATTCAAAAAGAAGGGAATAGAAACCGTCAAACCGCCAAGTTACGTAAATCCTGAAACACCTCATAGAGTAGTAACATGGGACAAAACAGGATTCAGGATTGAAGGAAGCCGGATAAGACTCTCACTATCAAAGAGCTTAAAAGAACACATACTTAAAAAATTTGGATTTTTTCCTGAATACCTATGGATAGAGACAGGGTATAAGGACTTAGAGAACCTTAAAGTTTTCAACGTTCAAGTAGTTCCGTATAAGTCCTACGGTTGCGTAAGTTTTAAGCTGGTGGTAGTGTATGAGAAAGAAATTCCAGGAGCTGAAACCAAAGGAGACAAAGTATTAGCAATAGACTACGGGATTTCAAACTTTGCAACCTGTGTGGTAGAAGGGAATCCAGTTTCCTACATCATAAACGGTAGAGGATTAAAAACACTTCTCAGGAAAAAGCTCAAGAAGATATTTAACCTTCAAAAAAGACTTGACAACCTTAAGAACAAAGGACTTCCGACGATTCAGTTAGAAAGGAAACTCCATAAACTTTGGAAAAATGTTAAGAACCTTTTGAGGGACTATGCACACAAGGTAAGCAGTCTCATAACAAAACTTGCGGTTTTAAACAACGTTAAGACGGTGGTGATAGGGAAAGTTCAAGAGTCAAAAAACAAGAAAAATAACCTACCCGACCTTGTAAATCAGATGTTCAAGCTGTTACCTCACGGGAAGGTAACGGAATACTTGACATACAAGCTTAAAGAGTTAGGGATAGAAGTTAAGCTGATAGACGAGAGCTATACTTCCGTTACCGACTCCTGTGATAGAAGAGCGGGAGTTAAAAAGGAAAGTAGGGGTAACGGAAGGAGGATAAAGAGGGGACTTTTCCTATCACCGATTAAAGGACTCATCAACGCAGACGTTAACGGAGCGAGGAACATTTTAAGGAAGTTCAAGAAGAGATGGTTTGACCTTGTAACGGGACTCAAAAAAGTGGTCGAGGTAAGAATCTACAAGTTAAGCGAAGGTATTTCCGAATCCCTGCGATTTGCGGGGATAGGAGTAGTGGGTGGCGTGAACCCGCCCGGAGGGATAAGGGTAGGGATAACCTACCAAACTCCCTCAGAAGCCTACGACTTTAGTCGTAGGTAG